DNA from Symbiobacterium terraclitae:
ATGCGCTTCGCCAGGGGCACGCTGCCTTCGCCTCCTCCTCGCTCTTGCTGGAGCACGTCCTTAGCCGCCTCAGACCCCTCGGGCTGCCGCGCGCTGCGGCCACCGGGCGGTCCGATGCGACGCCACCACGGTCTACGGCGGCCTGCCGGCCTGCTGCCGGGCCGCCCGGGGCTACGGCTCCGGCGCAGCCTGCCGGCAGGCCGCGAGCGCTTCCTGCAGGTCGACGGCGCCCGTGTAGAGCGCTTTGCCGAGAATCGCCCCGACCAGGCCGGGGATCGCCATGAGCCGGCGGATGTCGTCCAGCGACGAGACCCCGCCGCTGGCGATGACGGCGAGCCCGGTCCGGCCCATGACCTCCAGTTCGGCGAAGTTGGGGCCCGTGAGCATCCCGTCGGTCGCGATGTCGGTGTAGAGGATGGTCCGCACCCCGGCGGCCCTCATCCGGGCCGCCAGGTCCACGGCCCGGACCTGCGTCACCTCCACCCAGCCCCGGGTGGCCACCAGGCCGTTCCGAGCGTCGATGGCCACGGCGATCCGGTCCGGGCCGAAGCGCTCCACCGCCCGGGCCGCCAGGTCGCCCTCCAGCGCCGAGGTGCCGATGATCGCCCGGGCGATCCCCAGCGCGAGCG
Protein-coding regions in this window:
- a CDS encoding 1-(5-phosphoribosyl)-5-[(5-phosphoribosylamino)methylideneamino] imidazole-4-carboxamide isomerase, which gives rise to MRFELFPAIDLKGGQVVRLRQGRMDEATVYDADPARAASRWAAAGARWIHVVDLDGAVQGRPRNGAAVRAIVEAARRAAGQQAADPAVPGVRVQLGGGLRSLEAVEAALALGIARAIIGTSALEGDLAARAVERFGPDRIAVAIDARNGLVATRGWVEVTQVRAVDLAARMRAAGVRTILYTDIATDGMLTGPNFAELEVMGRTGLAVIASGGVSSLDDIRRLMAIPGLVGAILGKALYTGAVDLQEALAACRQAAPEP